A single genomic interval of Aquisalimonas asiatica harbors:
- the ubiB gene encoding ubiquinone biosynthesis regulatory protein kinase UbiB, with protein sequence MIRRLLRLAHINWVLVKHGLDDVILATRIMRPLRWTLYIMPWNWVRRSRGSHGERIRLALEELGPIFVKFGQILSTRRDLLPPDIAEELARLQDRVPPFPAIDARRIIERSYGAPIDTVFARFDDTPIASASIAQVHGARLLDGQEVVVKVVRPDIEPVIRRDLDLMYTFAALTQRYWAHGRRLRPREVVSEFEKTLLDELDLMREAANASQLRRNFQDSSLLYVPGVHFHLTTAQVMVMERIAGIPVNHVETLRAHDVNMRRLAEKGVEIFFTQVFRDSFFHADMHPGNIFVDPANPDDPRYIAVDFGIVGSLGPVDHRYLAENFLAFFNRDYRRVAELHVESGWVPPETRVEEFEAAMRTVCEPIFERPLREISFGALLMRLFQTGRRFDMEIQPQLVLLQKTLLNIEGLGRQLYPDLDLWRTAKPYMEHWMRGQLGIGAVLRNIQRELPHWGEELPRMPQRVLEALEAAQDTRRQMDQQRQELERLRTDIGRLSVRRDGTLAAGLVLAAAVAVPMAGLAAGPLLAGVPALSWALGVTGVGILGASWLRR encoded by the coding sequence ATGATCCGGCGGCTTCTGCGCCTCGCCCACATCAACTGGGTGCTGGTGAAGCACGGTCTCGATGACGTCATTCTCGCCACGCGCATCATGCGGCCACTGCGCTGGACCCTCTACATCATGCCCTGGAACTGGGTGCGCCGGTCCCGCGGCAGCCACGGCGAGCGCATCCGTCTGGCCCTGGAGGAGCTGGGGCCCATCTTCGTGAAGTTCGGCCAGATCCTCTCCACCCGGCGGGACCTGCTACCTCCGGACATCGCCGAGGAGCTGGCACGGCTGCAGGACCGCGTGCCGCCATTCCCGGCCATCGACGCGCGCCGCATCATCGAGCGCTCCTACGGCGCCCCCATCGACACGGTATTCGCGCGCTTCGACGATACACCCATCGCCTCGGCGTCCATCGCCCAGGTCCACGGCGCCCGGCTGCTGGATGGGCAGGAGGTGGTGGTCAAGGTGGTGCGCCCGGACATCGAGCCGGTGATCCGCAGGGACCTGGATCTCATGTACACCTTCGCCGCCCTGACCCAGCGCTACTGGGCGCACGGCCGGCGGCTGCGGCCACGGGAGGTGGTCTCCGAGTTCGAGAAGACACTGCTGGACGAACTCGATCTCATGCGCGAGGCCGCCAACGCCTCGCAGCTGCGGCGCAATTTCCAGGACTCCAGCCTGCTCTACGTCCCCGGCGTTCACTTCCACCTCACCACGGCCCAGGTGATGGTCATGGAGCGCATCGCGGGCATTCCGGTGAATCACGTGGAGACCCTGCGGGCGCACGACGTCAACATGCGCCGCCTGGCGGAGAAGGGCGTTGAGATCTTCTTCACCCAGGTGTTCCGCGACAGTTTCTTCCACGCCGACATGCACCCCGGCAACATCTTCGTGGACCCCGCGAACCCGGATGATCCGCGCTACATCGCCGTGGACTTCGGCATCGTCGGCAGCCTGGGGCCGGTGGACCACCGCTACCTGGCCGAGAACTTCCTGGCCTTCTTCAACCGCGACTACCGCCGGGTGGCGGAGCTGCACGTGGAGTCCGGCTGGGTGCCGCCGGAGACCCGGGTCGAGGAGTTCGAGGCGGCCATGCGCACGGTGTGCGAGCCCATCTTCGAGCGACCGCTGCGGGAGATCTCCTTCGGTGCCCTGCTGATGCGCCTGTTCCAGACCGGCCGGCGCTTCGACATGGAGATCCAGCCACAGCTGGTGCTGCTGCAGAAGACACTGCTCAACATCGAGGGACTGGGGCGGCAGCTCTATCCGGACCTGGATCTCTGGCGGACCGCCAAGCCCTACATGGAGCACTGGATGCGCGGACAGCTCGGCATCGGTGCCGTACTACGCAACATCCAGCGGGAGCTGCCCCACTGGGGTGAAGAGCTCCCGCGCATGCCGCAACGGGTGCTGGAGGCCCTGGAGGCCGCACAGGACACCCGCCGTCAGATGGACCAGCAGCGTCAGGAGCTGGAACGGCTGCGCACGGACATCGGCCGTCTGAGCGTACGCCGTGACGGCACGCTGGCCGCGGGCCTGGTGCTGGCGGCGGCGGTGGCCGTGCCCATGGCCGGTCTTGCCGCCGGCCCGCTGCTGGCAGGCGTTCCCGCACTCAGCTGGGCACTGGGCGTAACCGGCGTCGGTATTCTCGGGGCGAGCTGGTTACGGCGGTGA
- a CDS encoding ubiquinone biosynthesis accessory factor UbiJ, protein MASLGLLLGPASHIVNRILHMDPELQGRLTPLLERRLRLQLTAPEMTVTVTFTSDGLTLAETADDAADVVITGSVGDLLAMARDPDAAGSRLRFEGDPAVAQQARRFFRELDVDWEEALADHVGDVAAHQIGRTLRGVNDWFRHSAEAAGSGVAEYLTEEQRQLPARPEVEAFLDDVDRLRADADRLEARIRRLEQQRGAAE, encoded by the coding sequence ATGGCATCCCTCGGTCTGCTGCTGGGTCCGGCCAGTCACATCGTCAACCGGATTCTGCACATGGACCCGGAACTCCAGGGGCGGCTGACCCCGCTGCTGGAGCGCCGGCTCCGTCTGCAGCTCACCGCGCCCGAGATGACCGTAACGGTGACGTTCACCAGCGACGGCCTGACACTCGCGGAGACAGCCGACGACGCGGCGGACGTGGTCATCACCGGCAGTGTCGGCGACCTGCTGGCCATGGCCCGGGACCCGGACGCGGCGGGCAGCCGGCTGCGGTTCGAGGGTGACCCGGCGGTGGCCCAGCAAGCGCGCCGGTTTTTCCGCGAGCTGGACGTAGACTGGGAAGAGGCGCTGGCGGACCACGTCGGCGACGTGGCGGCACACCAGATCGGCCGCACCCTGCGCGGCGTGAACGACTGGTTCCGGCATAGCGCGGAGGCCGCGGGCAGCGGGGTGGCGGAGTACCTCACCGAGGAACAGCGGCAGCTCCCCGCTCGCCCTGAGGTGGAGGCCTTCCTCGACGACGTGGACCGGCTGCGGGCAGACGCCGACCGGCTGGAGGCCCGCATCCGGCGGCTGGAGCAGCAGCGGGGAGCGGCGGAATGA
- a CDS encoding class I SAM-dependent methyltransferase codes for MTSNARDDDPIDFGYQRVPRGDKARRVGEVFSSVASRYDMMNDLMSAGLHRLWKRQTIAMARLRPGQQVLDLAAGTGDLARLMAPKVAPGGQVVMTDINDAMLAEGRSRMIDSGLVSGIDYALVNAEALPFPAASFDRITIAFGLRNVTDKPRALAEMRRVLRPGGFALILEFSQLYIRPLRPLYDAYSFQVLPRMGQAVAGDADSYRYLAESIRMHPDQATLRDMMLEAGLEDCDYTNLSGGIVAIHRGYRY; via the coding sequence GTGACCAGCAACGCCCGCGATGACGACCCCATCGACTTCGGCTACCAGCGCGTTCCGCGCGGTGACAAGGCCCGGCGCGTGGGGGAAGTGTTCAGCTCCGTCGCCAGCCGCTACGACATGATGAACGACCTCATGTCCGCCGGCCTGCACCGGCTGTGGAAGCGCCAGACCATCGCCATGGCGCGTCTGCGTCCCGGGCAGCAGGTCCTGGACCTGGCCGCGGGCACTGGCGATCTGGCCCGGCTCATGGCACCGAAGGTCGCCCCGGGCGGCCAGGTGGTGATGACCGACATCAACGACGCCATGCTCGCCGAAGGGCGCTCCCGGATGATCGACTCCGGTCTGGTCAGCGGCATCGATTACGCCCTGGTGAACGCGGAAGCGCTGCCGTTCCCGGCGGCGAGCTTCGACCGCATCACCATCGCCTTCGGCCTGCGCAACGTCACCGACAAGCCCCGCGCGCTCGCGGAAATGCGCCGCGTGCTGCGCCCCGGGGGCTTCGCCCTGATCCTCGAATTCTCGCAGCTCTACATCAGGCCCCTGCGGCCGCTCTACGACGCCTACTCGTTCCAGGTGCTGCCGCGCATGGGCCAGGCCGTCGCCGGAGACGCCGACAGCTACCGCTACCTGGCGGAGTCCATCCGCATGCACCCCGACCAGGCAACCCTGCGGGACATGATGCTCGAGGCGGGCCTCGAGGACTGCGACTACACCAATCTCAGCGGTGGCATCGTTGCCATTCACCGGGGTTACCGGTACTGA
- a CDS encoding gamma-butyrobetaine hydroxylase-like domain-containing protein, which yields MANPTELQLHQASKVLEVSFDDGSRFELPCEYLRVHSPSAEVKGHGPGQEVLQVNKEDVNITRIEPTGNYAVRLYFDDGHHTGLYTWEYLYELGANQDAYWAKYLDALAAAGYKRRG from the coding sequence ATGGCAAACCCGACCGAACTGCAACTGCACCAGGCCTCGAAAGTGCTCGAGGTCTCCTTCGATGACGGCAGCCGCTTCGAGCTGCCGTGCGAGTACCTCCGCGTCCACTCCCCCTCCGCCGAGGTGAAGGGGCACGGGCCGGGGCAGGAAGTCCTGCAGGTGAACAAGGAAGACGTCAACATCACCCGCATCGAGCCCACCGGTAACTACGCCGTGCGGCTGTACTTCGACGACGGTCACCACACGGGCCTGTACACCTGGGAGTACCTCTACGAGCTGGGTGCCAACCAGGACGCCTACTGGGCGAAATACCTGGACGCGCTGGCCGCGGCGGGCTACAAGCGGCGCGGTTAG
- the hslU gene encoding ATP-dependent protease ATPase subunit HslU, whose amino-acid sequence MSEMTPREIVQELDRHIIGQANAKRAVAVALRNRWRRMQLDETLRAEVTPKNILMIGPTGVGKTEIARRLAKLARAPFVKVEATKFTEVGYVGRDVESIIRDLVDIAIKMTREEAMEKVQYRAEEAAEERLLDILLPRASTHSSDADDHSEATRTKFRNKLRFGDLDDREVEVDVAAHSPGVEIMAPPGMEEMTSQLQSMFQNMGGQRSQKRTMKIRDARKVLQEEEAAKLVNEEEIKLTAVDRVEQNGIVFLDELDKVAKGNEGGQGGEVSREGVQRDLLPLVEGSTVSTKHGMVRTDHILFIASGAFHLSKPSDLIPELQGRLPIRVELDALQAEDFVRILTEPSASLTEQYTALIGTEDCELVFTEDGINRIAQVASEVNERTENIGARRLHTVMERLLEEVSYQAPDRSDQTITVDAAYVDEHLQELARDEDLSRYIL is encoded by the coding sequence ATGTCAGAGATGACACCCCGTGAGATCGTCCAGGAACTGGACCGCCACATCATCGGCCAGGCCAATGCCAAGCGCGCCGTGGCCGTGGCCCTGCGCAACCGCTGGCGCCGCATGCAGCTCGACGAGACCCTGCGCGCCGAGGTCACGCCCAAGAACATCCTCATGATCGGCCCGACCGGCGTGGGCAAGACGGAGATCGCCCGCCGTCTCGCCAAGCTGGCGCGGGCGCCGTTCGTCAAGGTGGAAGCGACCAAGTTCACGGAGGTGGGCTACGTGGGCCGCGACGTGGAGTCCATCATCCGCGACCTGGTGGATATCGCCATCAAGATGACCCGCGAGGAGGCCATGGAGAAGGTCCAGTACCGGGCCGAGGAGGCCGCCGAGGAGCGCCTGCTGGATATCCTGCTACCGCGCGCCAGCACCCACAGCAGTGACGCCGACGACCACAGTGAGGCGACCCGCACCAAGTTCCGCAACAAGCTGCGCTTCGGCGATCTGGACGACCGCGAAGTGGAAGTGGACGTGGCCGCCCACTCGCCGGGGGTGGAGATCATGGCCCCGCCCGGCATGGAAGAGATGACCAGCCAGCTGCAGAGCATGTTCCAGAACATGGGCGGGCAGCGCTCCCAGAAGCGCACCATGAAGATCCGCGATGCGCGCAAGGTGCTCCAGGAAGAGGAAGCCGCCAAGCTGGTCAACGAGGAAGAGATCAAGCTCACCGCCGTGGACCGGGTGGAGCAGAACGGCATCGTCTTCCTGGATGAGCTGGACAAGGTTGCCAAGGGCAACGAGGGCGGACAGGGCGGGGAAGTCTCCCGGGAAGGCGTGCAGCGCGACCTGCTGCCCCTGGTGGAAGGCAGCACCGTGTCCACGAAGCACGGCATGGTACGCACGGACCACATCCTGTTCATCGCTTCCGGGGCGTTCCATCTGTCGAAGCCGTCCGACCTGATTCCGGAGCTCCAGGGCCGGCTGCCCATTCGCGTGGAGCTGGACGCCCTGCAGGCCGAGGACTTCGTGCGTATTCTCACCGAACCCAGCGCCTCGCTCACGGAACAGTACACGGCGCTGATCGGCACGGAAGACTGCGAGCTGGTGTTCACCGAGGACGGCATCAACCGCATCGCCCAGGTGGCCTCGGAGGTCAACGAGCGCACCGAGAACATCGGCGCCCGCCGCCTGCATACGGTCATGGAGCGGCTGCTGGAGGAGGTGTCGTACCAGGCGCCGGACCGCAGCGACCAGACCATTACCGTGGATGCGGCCTACGTGGACGAGCACCTGCAGGAACTGGCCCGGGACGAGGATCTCAGCCGCTACATCCTGTAA
- the hslV gene encoding ATP-dependent protease subunit HslV translates to MEQFRGTTILAVRRNGRVALGGDGQVSLGNTVMKGNARKVRRLYHGEVIAGFAGGTADAFTLFERFEGQLEKHRGNLARSAVELAKDWRSDRALRRLEALLVVADKELTLMISGNGDVIEPERDLISIGSGGPYAQSAATALMDNTDLSAREITEKALNIAADICVYTNQYLTIEELPGSKPTVEA, encoded by the coding sequence GTGGAACAGTTCAGAGGTACAACCATCCTGGCGGTGCGCCGCAACGGCCGGGTCGCCCTTGGAGGCGACGGTCAGGTCTCCCTGGGCAATACCGTCATGAAGGGCAATGCGCGCAAGGTCCGGCGGCTCTACCACGGCGAGGTCATCGCCGGATTCGCCGGCGGCACGGCCGATGCCTTCACCCTGTTCGAGCGCTTCGAGGGGCAGCTGGAGAAGCACCGCGGCAACCTGGCGCGCTCGGCGGTGGAACTGGCCAAGGACTGGCGCTCGGATCGCGCCCTGCGCCGCCTGGAAGCCCTGCTGGTGGTGGCGGACAAGGAGCTCACCCTGATGATCTCCGGCAACGGCGACGTCATCGAGCCGGAGCGCGACCTGATCAGCATCGGCTCCGGCGGCCCCTACGCCCAGTCCGCCGCCACGGCGCTCATGGACAACACAGACCTCAGCGCCCGCGAGATCACCGAGAAGGCACTGAACATCGCCGCGGATATCTGCGTTTACACCAACCAGTATCTCACCATCGAAGAGCTGCCCGGCAGCAAGCCCACCGTGGAGGCGTGA
- the xerC gene encoding tyrosine recombinase XerC, producing the protein MTPAALACLERFDSHLAHERRLAALTRQHYRRDLDALVAWCDRHTIDHWPELDASHIRQFVADGHRGGLSGRSLQRRLAALRTFFRFLVRDGLLQHDPAADIPAPKSGKRLPRTLDADAVARLLDGLDPGDDPLLLRDLALFELLYSSGLRLAEAAGLDLDGVDLKEGTVQVLGKGSRARILPVGRRARSRLGEWLGVRGQLATMDEHALFVSQRGGRLSRRSIESRLAQLAARVLGQPVHPHMLRHSFASHLLESSGDLRAVQELLGHASIGTTQVYTHLDFQHLARVYDAAHPRARKGSDDTGG; encoded by the coding sequence ATGACCCCGGCGGCGCTGGCCTGTCTGGAGCGCTTTGACAGCCACCTGGCCCACGAACGCCGCCTGGCCGCCCTGACCCGACAGCACTACCGCCGCGACCTGGACGCGCTGGTGGCGTGGTGCGACCGGCACACCATCGACCACTGGCCGGAACTGGACGCCAGCCATATCCGCCAGTTCGTGGCGGACGGCCATCGCGGCGGGCTCTCCGGACGCTCCCTGCAGCGCCGCCTCGCCGCGCTGCGAACGTTTTTCCGTTTCCTGGTGCGGGACGGGCTGCTCCAGCACGACCCGGCGGCGGACATCCCCGCGCCCAAGAGCGGCAAGCGCCTGCCCCGCACCCTGGATGCCGACGCCGTTGCACGCCTGCTGGACGGCCTGGACCCGGGCGACGATCCGCTGCTGCTCCGGGACCTGGCCCTGTTCGAGCTGCTCTACTCCAGCGGGCTGCGTCTTGCAGAAGCGGCCGGCCTCGACCTGGACGGCGTGGACCTGAAGGAAGGGACGGTGCAGGTGCTCGGCAAGGGATCCCGGGCGCGCATCCTGCCGGTGGGGCGGCGGGCGCGTTCACGCCTTGGCGAATGGCTGGGCGTGCGTGGGCAGCTTGCGACGATGGACGAGCACGCCCTGTTCGTCAGCCAGCGCGGCGGGCGGCTGTCCCGGCGCAGCATCGAGAGCAGGCTGGCGCAGCTGGCGGCCCGGGTGCTGGGCCAGCCGGTCCACCCCCACATGCTGCGGCACTCCTTCGCCAGCCACCTGCTGGAATCCAGCGGCGACCTGCGCGCCGTGCAGGAGCTGCTCGGCCACGCCAGCATCGGCACGACCCAGGTCTACACCCATCTGGATTTCCAGCACCTGGCCCGGGTCTACGACGCCGCGCACCCGCGCGCCCGCAAGGGCAGCGATGACACCGGCGGCTGA
- a CDS encoding DUF484 family protein — MTSQNSAGLDDTLPDEAIAAYLEEDPDFFVRHPALVTRLQIPHECGDAVSLVTYQVARLRDENKQLKHRLDDLLQVARDNDRLADQLHRLTLELMDSQDLDGLLQTLKDGLRHQFQSDLVAIALLPTQGESGGQDVLSPDDQAVFGDFIKAAKPRLGRLDPAQAALLFGDAADRLGSAAVVPISDNHNVSGILAVGSFEPDRFNPSQGTVFLRQLGQLAGRALRPYRASGTA; from the coding sequence ATGACCAGCCAGAACAGCGCGGGACTGGATGACACCCTGCCGGACGAAGCCATCGCCGCGTACCTGGAAGAGGACCCCGACTTCTTTGTGCGCCACCCGGCGCTTGTGACGCGCCTGCAGATCCCCCACGAGTGCGGCGACGCGGTCTCACTGGTCACCTATCAGGTCGCCCGGCTCCGCGACGAGAACAAGCAGCTCAAGCACCGCCTCGACGACCTGCTGCAGGTTGCCCGGGACAACGACCGCCTTGCCGATCAGCTCCACCGCCTGACCCTGGAGCTCATGGACAGCCAGGACCTGGACGGCCTGCTGCAGACCCTCAAGGACGGCCTCCGGCACCAGTTCCAGTCGGACCTGGTGGCCATCGCGCTGCTGCCGACGCAAGGGGAATCCGGCGGCCAGGACGTGCTCTCGCCCGACGACCAGGCGGTGTTCGGCGACTTCATCAAGGCGGCGAAACCACGTCTGGGGCGCCTCGATCCCGCACAGGCGGCGCTGCTGTTCGGCGACGCCGCCGACCGGCTCGGCTCCGCGGCCGTCGTGCCCATCAGCGACAATCACAACGTCTCCGGCATTCTTGCCGTGGGCAGCTTCGAGCCGGACCGCTTCAACCCCAGCCAGGGCACCGTCTTCCTGCGCCAGCTCGGCCAGCTCGCCGGCCGCGCCCTGCGCCCCTATCGCGCCAGCGGCACGGCATGA
- the dapF gene encoding diaminopimelate epimerase, translating to MTLRFTKMHGLGNDFVVIDAIRQDVALSGADVRRIADRRFGVGCDQVLLAAPATQPGMDFRYRIFNADGGEVEQCGNGVRCLARFLLEEGLTTRDRLTIETLGGPTEIAIEADGQVTVNMGPPRLEPTEIPFTASPRATTYELDVNGETLTIGAVSMGNPHAVTVVPDVDTAPVDRLGPVVERHGAFPARVNAGFMQVVDPEHVRLRVYERGAGETLACGTGACAAVVAGRLRGLLAETVAVDLPGGRLAIRWAGEGEPVWMTGPATTVFQGRIPLSPDDDAPGQVR from the coding sequence ATGACGCTGCGATTCACCAAGATGCACGGCCTGGGGAACGATTTCGTGGTCATCGACGCCATTCGCCAGGACGTTGCACTGTCCGGCGCCGACGTCCGCCGGATTGCGGACCGCCGGTTCGGCGTGGGCTGCGACCAGGTGCTGCTGGCGGCCCCGGCCACGCAACCCGGCATGGACTTCCGCTACCGCATCTTCAACGCCGACGGCGGTGAAGTGGAGCAATGCGGCAACGGCGTGCGCTGCCTCGCCCGGTTCCTGCTGGAGGAAGGGCTGACCACGCGCGACCGGCTCACCATCGAGACCCTGGGCGGGCCGACGGAGATCGCCATCGAGGCCGACGGGCAGGTAACCGTCAACATGGGTCCTCCGCGCCTGGAACCGACCGAGATCCCGTTTACCGCAAGCCCCCGGGCTACCACCTACGAACTCGACGTGAACGGCGAAACGCTGACCATTGGCGCGGTCTCCATGGGCAATCCCCATGCGGTCACCGTGGTCCCGGACGTGGACACCGCCCCGGTGGACCGTCTCGGCCCGGTCGTGGAGCGCCACGGCGCGTTTCCGGCGCGGGTCAATGCCGGTTTCATGCAGGTGGTCGACCCGGAGCATGTGCGGCTTCGGGTCTACGAGCGCGGCGCCGGCGAGACGCTCGCCTGCGGCACGGGCGCCTGCGCGGCCGTGGTCGCGGGCCGCCTCCGGGGGCTGCTCGCGGAGACTGTCGCCGTGGATCTCCCCGGCGGTCGCCTGGCGATCCGCTGGGCGGGCGAGGGCGAGCCGGTGTGGATGACCGGGCCGGCCACCACGGTGTTCCAGGGCCGCATCCCCCTGTCACCGGACGATGACGCCCCGGGCCAGGTCCGATAA
- the lysA gene encoding diaminopimelate decarboxylase, with translation MTPFTYRNGTLHAEDVPLGRIAAEHGTPAYVYSRAALEAAWHAYDDAFAAVPHQVCYAVKANSNLAVLDVLARLGSGFDIVSGGELDRVLAAGADPARVVFSGVGKSRYEMAQALNAEVGCFNVESEPELERLNHVAGRLDRRARVSLRVNPDVDAETHPYISTGLKENKFGISIDAAEALYRRHADFPHLQFVGVDFHIGSQLTRTAPFEDALERVLALIDRLGDAGLTLEHIDIGGGLGVCYHDETPPDPATYADALLARLAGRELAVYLEPGRSIAANAGVLLTRVEYLKPTPDRNFAIVDAAMNDLLRPALYDAWQSIVPVQPRDSDRPVAYDIVGPVCETGDFLGKDRVLALAQGDLLAVHSAGAYGFVMSSNYNTRNRPPELMVDGDAVHLVRRRETVEDQLAPERLLP, from the coding sequence ATGACGCCCTTTACCTACCGCAACGGCACACTGCACGCCGAAGACGTGCCCCTCGGCCGTATCGCCGCCGAACACGGCACGCCCGCGTACGTGTACTCGCGGGCCGCGCTGGAAGCGGCCTGGCACGCCTACGACGACGCCTTTGCGGCCGTTCCCCATCAGGTCTGCTACGCCGTCAAGGCGAACAGCAACCTGGCCGTCCTGGACGTGCTGGCGCGCCTGGGATCGGGCTTCGACATCGTCTCCGGGGGCGAGCTGGACCGGGTTCTGGCCGCGGGCGCCGATCCGGCGCGCGTGGTGTTCTCCGGCGTGGGCAAGAGTCGCTACGAAATGGCCCAGGCCCTGAACGCCGAGGTGGGCTGCTTCAACGTGGAGTCGGAGCCGGAACTGGAGCGGCTCAATCACGTGGCCGGCCGGCTCGATCGGCGCGCGCGGGTCTCCCTGCGCGTCAACCCGGACGTGGACGCGGAGACCCACCCGTATATCTCCACCGGGCTGAAGGAGAACAAGTTCGGCATCTCCATTGATGCCGCGGAAGCGCTCTACCGCCGCCATGCGGACTTCCCCCACCTGCAGTTCGTGGGCGTGGACTTCCACATCGGCTCACAGCTCACGCGCACGGCACCGTTCGAGGACGCCCTGGAGCGGGTGCTGGCGCTGATCGACCGGCTCGGCGACGCCGGCCTGACCCTGGAGCACATCGACATCGGTGGCGGCCTGGGCGTGTGCTATCACGACGAAACGCCCCCCGACCCGGCCACCTATGCCGACGCGCTGCTGGCGCGCCTGGCCGGACGCGAGCTGGCGGTCTACCTGGAGCCCGGGCGCTCCATCGCGGCCAATGCCGGCGTGCTGCTGACCCGGGTGGAATACCTCAAGCCGACACCGGACCGCAATTTCGCCATCGTCGATGCCGCCATGAACGACCTGCTGCGCCCGGCGCTCTACGACGCGTGGCAGTCCATCGTGCCGGTGCAGCCCCGGGACAGCGACCGCCCCGTGGCCTACGACATTGTTGGCCCGGTCTGCGAGACCGGTGATTTCCTGGGCAAGGACCGGGTGCTGGCGCTGGCGCAGGGTGACCTGCTGGCCGTGCACTCCGCGGGCGCGTACGGTTTCGTCATGAGCTCCAACTACAACACCCGCAATCGCCCGCCGGAACTCATGGTGGACGGGGACGCCGTGCACCTGGTGCGCCGCCGGGAGACGGTCGAGGACCAGCTGGCACCGGAGCGGCTGCTGCCATGA
- the lptM gene encoding LPS translocon maturation chaperone LptM produces MYRLTGTLALALLLAACGQKGDLHLPEDDDDTAMDTAPVSAPYGPQEPA; encoded by the coding sequence ATGTACCGACTGACTGGCACGCTTGCCCTCGCCCTGTTGCTGGCGGCCTGCGGGCAGAAGGGCGATCTGCACTTGCCCGAGGACGATGACGACACCGCCATGGACACCGCGCCGGTGAGCGCCCCGTACGGCCCCCAGGAGCCCGCATGA
- a CDS encoding alpha/beta hydrolase — MSELLECVETGARDNATASVIWLHGLGADGHDFEPIVPELRLPAGLPVRFVFPHAPVRPVTLNGGMSMRAWYDIIALGGNAQQDADGIRDSEQKVHALIRRENERGIPTDRIVLAGFSQGGAIALHTGVRYPERLAGIMGLSTYLPLADTVPAERNEANAGTPVLMAHGTEDPVLPLQMGANSRAQLDGMGYSVEWHDYPMQHQVCLEEIQAISAWLQRVLG; from the coding sequence ATGAGCGAACTGCTGGAGTGCGTCGAGACCGGCGCCCGGGACAACGCCACGGCGAGCGTGATCTGGTTGCACGGCCTGGGCGCCGACGGCCACGATTTTGAACCCATCGTGCCGGAGCTGCGCCTGCCGGCCGGGCTGCCCGTGCGCTTTGTCTTCCCGCACGCGCCCGTGCGGCCCGTTACCCTGAACGGTGGCATGTCCATGCGCGCCTGGTACGACATCATCGCCCTGGGCGGCAACGCGCAGCAGGACGCCGACGGTATCCGCGACTCCGAACAGAAGGTGCATGCGCTGATCCGCCGCGAGAACGAGCGCGGCATCCCCACCGATCGGATCGTGCTCGCCGGCTTCTCCCAGGGTGGCGCCATCGCCCTGCATACCGGGGTGCGCTATCCGGAACGGCTCGCCGGCATCATGGGGCTCTCCACCTACCTGCCGCTGGCCGATACGGTCCCGGCGGAGCGCAACGAGGCCAACGCCGGCACGCCGGTTCTCATGGCCCACGGCACGGAAGACCCGGTGCTGCCGCTGCAGATGGGTGCAAACTCCCGGGCCCAGCTGGACGGCATGGGCTATAGCGTCGAGTGGCACGACTACCCCATGCAGCACCAGGTGTGCCTGGAAGAGATCCAGGCGATCAGCGCGTGGCTGCAGCGGGTGCTGGGGTAG